One Lysinibacillus fusiformis genomic window carries:
- a CDS encoding GNAT family N-acetyltransferase produces the protein MEILQATLDELEELTVLFDEYRQFYGIESDISSAKAFLQLRIALKESVIFIAVENGKTIGFVQLYPTYSSIALQRAYILNDIYVTEDARGLGVGKTLMEQVFQYCEQQYARYVTLQTATDNVNARKLYEKLEMMQDQYSNYVKYFN, from the coding sequence ATGGAAATACTTCAAGCAACATTGGATGAACTAGAGGAGTTAACAGTGCTTTTTGATGAATATCGCCAGTTTTATGGGATTGAGTCAGATATAAGCAGTGCGAAGGCATTTTTACAATTACGAATAGCATTAAAAGAATCAGTCATTTTTATAGCTGTGGAAAATGGCAAAACAATTGGCTTTGTACAATTATATCCGACATATTCTTCTATTGCTTTACAACGTGCGTATATTTTAAATGATATCTATGTCACTGAAGATGCTAGGGGCCTAGGGGTGGGCAAGACATTGATGGAACAGGTATTTCAATATTGTGAGCAACAGTATGCTCGCTATGTGACGCTGCAAACGGCAACAGATAATGTAAATGCACGTAAGCTATACGAAAAGCTTGAAATGATGCAAGATCAATATAGTAACTATGTTAAATATTTCAATTAA
- a CDS encoding glycosyltransferase family 4 protein produces the protein MSKKIAFICSVESYKLSDAHIFKDLCLVPILLGEYLGYDVTILTTEMNETLLKQAFPSVTFQPIPFQDDYVANMNSYLIEHAQDIDIAFAIGPYPSYLSILKTYKKFNPSGKIYMKLDVNRFWLNRLKTYPYFVELLQLCDVLSSESGAIQKSLHQFVNLDIKHIPNGFYELFHTEPVLFNEKKNRILTVGRLDAPEKQILLAVKAFLAAELLDWEFRLVGPMSDEFKKELHETLKGNPFASQVRILGPIFDKYQLEEEYRQAKIFCLTSLVECYAHVFAEAAKNGCYIVTTDVDGAADITHHQRFGMIHPTHDWQSVGRTLQQVTKQEALLADTCEHLQAFARAELNWKHIVQKVAEHLHEKPS, from the coding sequence ATGTCTAAAAAAATAGCATTTATCTGTAGTGTGGAATCGTATAAGCTCTCTGACGCACATATTTTCAAAGACCTTTGTCTTGTTCCTATTTTACTAGGTGAATATTTAGGCTATGATGTAACGATTTTAACAACTGAAATGAATGAAACGCTACTCAAACAAGCATTTCCTTCAGTGACTTTTCAACCTATTCCTTTTCAAGATGATTATGTAGCGAATATGAATTCTTACTTAATCGAACATGCGCAAGATATTGATATCGCATTTGCAATTGGACCATATCCATCTTATTTATCCATACTCAAGACGTATAAGAAATTCAATCCGAGCGGTAAAATCTATATGAAGCTGGATGTTAATCGATTTTGGTTAAATCGATTAAAGACCTATCCTTATTTTGTTGAATTGCTCCAACTTTGTGATGTTCTTTCCTCTGAATCTGGAGCCATTCAAAAGTCTCTTCATCAATTTGTGAATTTAGATATTAAACATATACCAAATGGCTTTTATGAACTGTTCCATACAGAGCCTGTCTTGTTTAACGAGAAAAAAAATAGAATACTGACAGTAGGACGTTTAGATGCGCCTGAAAAACAAATTCTACTGGCTGTAAAAGCGTTTTTAGCCGCCGAGCTCTTAGATTGGGAATTCCGTTTAGTTGGCCCAATGTCAGATGAATTTAAGAAAGAGTTACACGAAACCCTTAAAGGAAATCCGTTCGCTTCTCAAGTAAGGATATTAGGACCCATTTTCGATAAATATCAATTAGAGGAAGAGTATAGGCAAGCTAAAATTTTTTGCCTTACCTCGTTAGTAGAGTGTTATGCGCATGTATTTGCTGAAGCAGCTAAGAATGGCTGTTATATCGTTACGACCGATGTTGACGGTGCTGCTGATATTACCCATCATCAACGCTTCGGGATGATTCATCCGACACATGATTGGCAAAGTGTAGGGCGGACATTGCAGCAAGTAACAAAGCAGGAAGCGTTATTGGCTGATACATGTGAGCACCTCCAAGCATTCGCTAGAGCGGAATTAAACTGGAAGCATATTGTGCAAAAAGTTGCAGAACATTTACATGAAAAGCCAAGCTAA
- a CDS encoding glycosyltransferase family 2 protein, producing MNISFLTPAYNSEEWIITMLDSIPKEYAYEIIICDDGSTDKTLAILQEYQKTCPALKLLVNQTNLGASDSYNRCIAAATGDYVAIIDSDDHYLPAITDVLAQVDGQFDIYYYNMLTKAGYTFIKNEANRYSLPGQFKIIRRTLIGEAQFTKRKDIAGDWDFNCALMNKNPTCKYTDIVAYWYNFPRENSEYDLHLRGLK from the coding sequence ATGAATATTAGTTTTTTAACACCCGCTTACAATAGTGAAGAATGGATAATAACCATGCTCGATAGTATTCCTAAAGAATATGCCTATGAAATTATTATTTGTGATGATGGATCAACCGACAAAACATTAGCAATTTTACAAGAATATCAAAAAACCTGTCCTGCGTTAAAATTATTAGTCAATCAAACCAATTTAGGAGCTAGTGATTCCTATAATCGATGCATCGCTGCAGCAACAGGCGATTATGTAGCTATCATTGATAGTGATGATCATTACTTGCCCGCTATCACAGATGTTTTAGCACAAGTAGACGGTCAATTTGACATCTATTACTACAACATGTTAACAAAAGCTGGCTATACATTTATTAAAAATGAAGCAAATCGTTATTCATTGCCAGGGCAATTTAAAATCATTCGCAGAACTTTAATAGGTGAAGCACAGTTTACGAAAAGAAAAGATATTGCGGGGGATTGGGACTTTAATTGCGCACTCATGAATAAAAATCCTACATGTAAATACACAGATATAGTAGCGTATTGGTACAACTTTCCAAGAGAAAATTCTGAATACGATTTACATCTAAGAGGTTTGAAATAA